One region of Tistrella mobilis genomic DNA includes:
- a CDS encoding TIGR03986 family CRISPR-associated RAMP protein, whose translation MTDPKAPFINNYQFVDPAEAPRGDARDLLGTYPTANQIAAAGADIGGLTHDRWVTGRLSGYIDCRLTVETPLVLGGEQTRPDRGDYATVAPFRLHGEIALPGSSLRGMISAVAEIASGSAPRILDRRELLSYRVPLRDALSAVGRIEAGPNQSLVLRPLALPTFAIDTNFEIQGWAAFRRKWERAFNSWRLKTYFGDGDGDRAYGRLRDQYTDRTATTSFELSNRFTPPSFDRPPTITADRDDKIWMETPAGRMRIKVKLSKGNRGGFVLGLWPPDDRRTGRPELPRPAGSQSARPGWVRLLERGEDTPKSKTHDLFVDAATPETPALPLDDDVLRDFKELAREAWQASEGVHPRNANRDDPDFRPRPGDLVFFDMSPDGRRVQEITYSSAWRRAARHDADDAGSHQFADVHHFFEQAERRAGRRLRPLSPATADARISRAEALFGFVADADREQPMPEAGGDGRGRAYAGRVAVDFARLEDAGAGDAVLEAPVVLRILSSPKLPSSELYFHEAGGRITDAALATSSHRPNGIKRYVHDRAVDRKPSQTDALGRRRTPGRWHSGQQDAAADDAREQKLRVTPITPETRFTFRVRFDNLDRHELELLAYALRPNASFRHKLGLGRGIGLGTVEVEPLELVLIDRIGRYTDPFTDHQSRAIAADAQDELAPDNLAKAWRDRFQRHLPETAKALEALGKPPSGGLMVMSPRTSAQPVHGEEETFKWSADNKKSNSGRRQVLGPVTGGALRTLLPDPPPLRPRDQPGPRGPQNPQRSRDRSPPDPAPERKPTALELRRKLLGR comes from the coding sequence ATGACCGACCCCAAGGCCCCTTTCATCAACAATTATCAGTTCGTTGATCCGGCCGAAGCGCCGCGGGGCGATGCCCGCGACCTTCTCGGCACATACCCGACCGCCAACCAGATCGCAGCTGCCGGCGCCGATATCGGCGGCCTGACACATGATCGCTGGGTGACCGGCCGCCTGTCCGGATATATCGACTGCCGCCTGACGGTTGAAACCCCGCTCGTGCTGGGGGGCGAGCAGACCCGCCCGGATCGTGGCGACTATGCGACGGTTGCGCCGTTTCGCCTGCATGGGGAGATCGCGCTTCCCGGCAGCAGCCTGCGGGGCATGATCTCCGCCGTCGCCGAGATCGCCAGCGGATCTGCGCCGCGCATCCTGGACCGGCGCGAACTCCTGTCCTATCGCGTGCCGCTGCGCGATGCGCTTTCCGCGGTCGGGCGGATCGAGGCGGGACCGAACCAGTCTCTGGTCCTGCGGCCGCTTGCCCTGCCGACCTTTGCGATCGATACCAACTTCGAGATCCAGGGCTGGGCCGCCTTCCGGCGCAAATGGGAACGCGCCTTCAATAGCTGGCGTCTCAAGACCTATTTCGGGGATGGTGACGGCGATCGCGCTTATGGGCGCCTCCGCGACCAGTATACCGATCGGACAGCCACGACATCTTTCGAGCTGAGCAACCGGTTTACGCCTCCATCCTTCGACCGCCCGCCGACGATCACAGCGGACAGAGACGATAAGATATGGATGGAGACCCCCGCGGGCCGGATGCGGATCAAGGTCAAGCTGTCTAAGGGCAACCGCGGCGGCTTTGTCCTGGGGCTGTGGCCGCCGGATGACCGGCGCACGGGGCGCCCGGAACTCCCGCGGCCCGCGGGCTCCCAATCGGCGCGGCCCGGCTGGGTCCGGTTGCTGGAACGCGGTGAGGATACGCCCAAGAGCAAGACGCATGATCTCTTTGTCGATGCGGCCACTCCGGAAACGCCGGCCCTGCCGCTCGACGATGATGTGCTCCGTGATTTCAAAGAGCTTGCCCGCGAGGCCTGGCAGGCATCCGAGGGGGTTCATCCGCGCAATGCCAATCGCGACGATCCCGATTTCCGGCCGCGCCCCGGCGATCTGGTGTTCTTCGACATGAGCCCGGATGGCAGACGGGTGCAGGAGATCACCTACAGCAGCGCCTGGCGGCGTGCGGCACGCCATGACGCGGATGATGCGGGCAGCCACCAGTTTGCCGATGTTCATCACTTCTTCGAGCAGGCAGAGCGTCGCGCCGGCCGGCGGCTGCGGCCGCTTTCCCCTGCCACGGCCGATGCGCGCATCAGCCGGGCGGAAGCCCTGTTCGGCTTCGTGGCCGATGCCGACCGCGAGCAGCCGATGCCCGAGGCCGGGGGTGACGGCCGTGGCAGGGCCTATGCCGGCCGGGTCGCCGTTGATTTCGCAAGGCTTGAAGATGCCGGGGCAGGCGATGCGGTTCTGGAAGCGCCGGTTGTGCTGCGCATCCTGTCCAGCCCGAAACTGCCCTCGTCCGAACTCTACTTCCACGAGGCGGGCGGGCGGATCACCGACGCGGCGCTTGCCACCAGCAGCCACCGACCGAACGGTATCAAGCGCTATGTTCATGACCGCGCCGTCGATCGCAAGCCGTCGCAAACCGATGCCCTGGGGCGCCGCCGGACACCCGGTCGCTGGCACAGCGGGCAGCAGGACGCCGCCGCCGATGATGCCCGTGAGCAGAAGCTGAGGGTCACCCCCATCACGCCGGAAACCCGTTTCACCTTCCGGGTCCGATTCGACAATCTGGACCGGCATGAGCTGGAGCTTCTGGCCTATGCGCTGCGCCCCAACGCATCATTCAGACACAAGCTTGGCCTCGGACGGGGCATCGGCCTGGGGACCGTCGAGGTCGAGCCGCTTGAGCTGGTGCTGATCGATCGCATCGGCCGTTACACCGACCCGTTCACCGACCACCAGAGCCGTGCCATTGCGGCAGACGCACAGGACGAGCTTGCGCCGGATAACCTCGCCAAAGCCTGGCGTGACAGGTTTCAGCGTCATCTTCCCGAGACCGCCAAGGCGCTGGAGGCTCTTGGAAAACCACCTTCCGGCGGGCTCATGGTCATGTCTCCCCGGACATCCGCTCAGCCCGTCCATGGTGAGGAGGAGACCTTTAAGTGGTCGGCTGACAACAAAAAGAGCAACAGCGGTCGGCGTCAGGTTCTGGGGCCGGTAACCGGGGGCGCGCTGCGTACCCTGTTGCCGGATCCACCACCTCTGCGCCCTCGCGACCAGCCTGGCCCTCGCGGCCCTCAGAATCCACAGCGGTCGCGCGATCGTTCACCTCCAGACCCTGCTCCTGAGCGCAAGCCAACAGCCCTGGAACTGCGCCGAAAGCTTCTCGGCCGCTAA
- the cas1 gene encoding CRISPR-associated endonuclease Cas1, with protein MFDRLLAPDRLWEAWFKVLRNRGGPGGDGESLDAFRIGVETRLARLAADVRGGTWRPGPYRLLDVPKDDGGTRRLAIPCVADRVLMTSAALVMGPMLDATFEPSSHGYRPGRGVRTAIARVESLRDQGFHWVLDADITRFFDRVPHDRLLDRLREATGDARLVDLVGLWLDGYDPTGEAGRGGGLGLPQGAPISPLLANLYLDTVDERIAAAGLHLVRFADDFVILAADEAAAEGARAHVAALLADHGLHLHPDKTRVVSFDQGFAFLGKLFVRALVLPRPDDDPTPKAVVRPATAPPASDPIAMTPGDPEASPILRPLYVVEPGRRLSVRNQAFTVEEIETGRELIALPAARVGRIDLGHRVAADARALRHAAASRIPVALLDGLGGVEAWLEPDGGARGQRHLAQARHILNPDSRLTLARLLVDARLQTTQALLKRLNRRKRLATVDAAADRLKRIRRKLPLADDIPQLMGHEGEAAAIYWPALGALIDHGWVFRRRLRRGAADPVNLILDWLAALLAREIKALATRHALDPGLGVLHEVRDGHDALVSDLIEIFRAPLAEACAVYLFNNRILGPDDIIRYPPPPDAPDRAGVSGQPDGGWRVLPEAGRRVIRTWEGWLDRPVTGPDGRRRAWRGLIDAQLAAWCRHIEDDAPFVPYHLDY; from the coding sequence ATGTTCGACCGTCTGCTTGCTCCCGATCGGCTCTGGGAAGCCTGGTTCAAGGTGTTGCGCAACCGTGGCGGTCCCGGTGGCGATGGTGAAAGTCTGGATGCCTTCCGTATCGGTGTCGAGACCCGGCTTGCCCGGCTGGCGGCGGATGTGCGGGGCGGAACCTGGCGGCCAGGGCCGTATCGTCTGCTCGATGTTCCGAAGGATGATGGCGGCACCCGCCGGCTGGCCATTCCCTGTGTCGCGGATCGGGTGTTGATGACATCCGCAGCCCTGGTCATGGGGCCGATGCTCGATGCCACCTTCGAACCGTCAAGCCATGGCTACCGCCCGGGCCGCGGGGTTCGCACCGCCATTGCCCGGGTCGAGAGCCTGAGGGATCAGGGTTTCCACTGGGTGCTGGATGCCGACATCACCAGATTTTTCGATCGCGTGCCCCATGACCGTCTGCTCGATCGTCTGAGAGAGGCGACCGGGGACGCCCGTCTGGTCGACCTCGTCGGCCTCTGGCTGGATGGCTATGATCCGACGGGTGAGGCCGGCCGGGGGGGCGGGCTCGGTTTGCCGCAAGGCGCCCCGATCTCGCCGCTGCTGGCCAATCTCTATCTGGACACGGTCGATGAACGCATCGCGGCCGCCGGGCTTCATCTGGTGCGGTTTGCCGATGATTTCGTGATCCTGGCCGCAGACGAGGCGGCGGCGGAAGGCGCGCGCGCCCATGTCGCCGCCCTGCTTGCCGATCACGGCCTGCACCTTCATCCGGACAAGACCAGGGTGGTCAGTTTCGATCAGGGGTTCGCCTTTCTGGGCAAGCTCTTCGTCCGCGCGCTGGTGCTGCCCCGGCCCGATGACGATCCAACGCCGAAGGCGGTGGTTCGTCCGGCGACAGCACCCCCGGCGTCTGACCCGATCGCGATGACGCCGGGAGATCCGGAAGCCTCGCCGATCCTGCGGCCACTCTATGTCGTCGAGCCCGGGCGCCGGCTCAGCGTCCGCAATCAGGCCTTCACGGTGGAAGAGATCGAGACGGGGCGGGAGCTGATCGCGCTGCCGGCGGCACGTGTCGGGCGCATCGACCTCGGTCATCGGGTTGCCGCCGATGCCCGGGCCCTGCGTCATGCGGCGGCATCCCGTATTCCCGTGGCCCTGCTCGATGGCCTGGGCGGTGTCGAGGCCTGGCTTGAACCCGATGGCGGTGCCCGGGGGCAGCGCCATCTGGCCCAGGCGCGCCATATCCTGAACCCCGACAGCCGGCTCACCCTGGCCCGGCTGCTGGTGGATGCCCGGCTTCAGACCACCCAGGCCCTGCTCAAGCGTCTGAACCGACGCAAGCGTCTGGCAACCGTCGATGCGGCTGCCGACCGGCTGAAGCGGATCCGGCGGAAACTGCCGCTGGCCGACGATATCCCGCAGCTGATGGGGCATGAGGGCGAGGCCGCTGCGATCTACTGGCCGGCCCTTGGAGCCCTGATCGACCATGGCTGGGTCTTCCGCCGCAGATTGCGGCGCGGTGCGGCCGATCCGGTGAACCTGATCCTGGACTGGCTGGCGGCATTGCTGGCCCGCGAGATTAAGGCCCTTGCCACCCGCCACGCTCTGGATCCGGGTCTCGGTGTGCTTCACGAGGTGCGCGACGGCCATGATGCGCTGGTCTCGGACCTGATCGAAATCTTCCGTGCGCCGCTGGCCGAAGCCTGCGCGGTCTATCTGTTCAACAACCGGATCCTGGGGCCCGATGACATCATCCGCTATCCGCCGCCGCCGGATGCCCCCGATCGGGCGGGTGTTTCCGGCCAGCCGGATGGCGGCTGGCGGGTGCTGCCGGAAGCGGGGCGGCGGGTGATCCGCACCTGGGAAGGCTGGCTCGACCGGCCGGTCACCGGCCCGGATGGGCGGCGGCGGGCCTGGCGCGGCCTGATCGACGCCCAGCTTGCCGCCTGGTGCCGGCATATCGAGGACGACGCACCCTTCGTCCCCTATCACCTGGACTACTGA
- the cas2 gene encoding CRISPR-associated endonuclease Cas2: protein MSETRFVMVYAYDIVADRDRDRIAGILEDVAVRVQRSLFEIRQTREEADRLIARLTPHLAPGDKLRVYALGATGLDHSRVVGGPPLPEPADYWLL, encoded by the coding sequence ATGTCCGAGACCCGCTTCGTGATGGTCTATGCCTATGACATCGTCGCCGACCGTGACCGCGACCGGATCGCCGGCATCCTGGAAGATGTGGCCGTGCGCGTGCAGCGCAGCCTGTTTGAAATTCGCCAGACCCGGGAGGAGGCCGACCGGCTCATCGCCCGCCTGACCCCGCACCTTGCCCCCGGCGACAAGCTCAGGGTCTATGCCCTGGGGGCCACCGGTCTTGATCACAGCCGCGTTGTCGGCGGGCCGCCGCTTCCGGAACCCGCGGATTACTGGTTGCTGTAA